One window of the Manihot esculenta cultivar AM560-2 chromosome 14, M.esculenta_v8, whole genome shotgun sequence genome contains the following:
- the LOC110630692 gene encoding inactive protein RESTRICTED TEV MOVEMENT 2: MECSSKDRITNSRGKGGEAGERTRSRNHVYQEFVPSAAWTEDSNSHYLLVDLPDFKKEEVKLQVDASGQITVRGERLVNNNKYISFEKTFKAPENSDMDNITGKFDGEILYVTLPKKVQRKEATNEIRENIEGGVGKDNEQEKPSSVGERASELETNEEEEEEERKKKKERKKGSRVDEFGTETVKKWGEEDEVSVVEKAMGILMKNRDILLTAAFAFSLGVLVSRKFDSARY, translated from the exons AGGAAAAGGGGGAGAAGCTGGGGAGAGAACACGCTCCCGAAACCATGTATACCAAGAGTTCGTACCTTCTGCTGCTTGGACCGAGGATTCTAATAGCCATTATCTCCTTGTCGATCTTCCTG ATTTTAAGAAGGAGGAAGTGAAGCTTCAAGTTGATGCATCAGGTCAGATAACGGTGAGGGGAGAAAGGCTGGTGAACAACAACAAGTATATATCTTTTGAGAAGACATTTAAAGCGCCAGAAAACTCAGACATGGACAACATCACCGGAAAATTTGACGGTGAGATTCTCTATGTAACTCTTCCAAAGAAAGTACAGAGGAAAGAAGCAACGAACGAAATCAGGGAAAATATTGAAGGTGGCGTTGGGAAAGATAATGAACAAGAAAAGCCCTCCAGCGTCGGTGAAAGGGCAAGTGAATTAGAAaccaatgaagaagaagaagaagaagagagaaaaaagaagaaagagaggaaGAAAGGTTCCAGGGTAGATGAATTTGGAACAGAAACAGTGAAGAAATGGGGAGAAGAAGATGAAGTTTCGGTGGTAGAAAAGGCAATGGGGATTCTCATGAAGAATAGGGATATTTTGCTGACTGCAGCGTTTGCATTTTCTCTGGGGGTTTTAGTATCTCGTAAATTTGATTCAGCTCGTTATTga